From the genome of Pedobacter sp. MC2016-14, one region includes:
- a CDS encoding ATP-binding protein, which translates to MVVSVTAKGIGINASDHDKLFDRFYRVESEIMGTVSGFGIGLYLVAEILRLHNTKTLLNSAEGMGSTFSFSLPIHA; encoded by the coding sequence ATCGTCGTATCTGTAACCGCCAAGGGCATTGGCATCAATGCCAGTGATCATGATAAATTATTTGACAGGTTTTACAGGGTAGAGAGCGAAATAATGGGTACGGTGTCTGGCTTTGGTATTGGTTTGTACCTGGTGGCGGAGATACTACGCTTGCACAACACCAAAACTCTGTTAAACAGTGCTGAAGGTATGGGTTCTACCTTCAGCTTTAGCCTGCCGATACATGCGTAG
- a CDS encoding SDR family oxidoreductase, with product MKTVLITGANKSIGFETAKQLLQQGYYVYLGCRDLIKGQQAVNLLLAEGLDQVEPIEIDVNNIETIKAARVLLGAKTKVLDVLINNAGISGSFPQTSLETDITVFKEVFETNFFGVIEVTQTFIDLLKASTAPRIVNVTSGLGSLSLHNDPSWKYYPFKAAVYVSSKAALNSYTITLAYDLRETLFKVNAVDPGYTATDFNHHSGPGTVEDAAARVVKAAVLGAEGPTGQFFSDDNSPETGISPW from the coding sequence ATGAAAACTGTACTGATAACAGGAGCAAACAAAAGCATCGGCTTTGAAACCGCCAAACAATTATTACAACAAGGATATTATGTATACCTGGGCTGCAGGGATTTGATAAAGGGGCAGCAGGCCGTAAATCTATTATTAGCAGAAGGCTTAGACCAGGTAGAGCCTATAGAAATTGATGTCAACAATATCGAAACCATAAAAGCCGCCAGAGTACTGCTCGGTGCAAAAACTAAAGTCTTAGATGTGCTGATTAACAATGCGGGTATCTCCGGTAGCTTTCCGCAAACCTCCTTGGAAACTGACATCACTGTATTTAAAGAAGTATTTGAAACCAATTTCTTTGGTGTGATAGAGGTTACACAAACATTTATTGATCTGTTAAAGGCTTCAACGGCGCCAAGGATTGTAAATGTAACCTCGGGATTAGGTTCACTCAGCCTCCACAATGATCCGTCCTGGAAATATTATCCTTTTAAGGCAGCAGTTTATGTTTCCTCTAAAGCGGCACTTAATTCCTATACCATTACCCTGGCATACGACTTGCGTGAAACACTATTTAAGGTAAATGCAGTTGATCCTGGTTATACCGCTACAGATTTTAACCACCATTCCGGACCGGGTACTGTAGAGGATGCCGCAGCCAGAGTTGTAAAGGCAGCCGTGTTAGGTGCTGAGGGACCAACTGGTCAATTCTTTAGTGACGACAATTCACCAGAAACTGGAATTAGTCCCTGGTAA
- a CDS encoding AraC family transcriptional regulator produces the protein MEVISPNPQLPLYSLEADETGNKQFRVYNFEGDLPDQGDLLVPHRKDHYLLVFMRRGGSRHWIDMSSYVLKDNTIYFMGPNQVIVKEGVEQLWATGIAFTREFLLTQGNDALNRLPLIQNAKDAHELLLSAADVLFVEDILTKINVEYQQPGDWQQRMLSAHLVLLLTYLSRLYNEQFKDDDNAIDKLLLRKFQAKVDQCYHELHEVGDYASLLNISAGHLSEVVKMQSGKPAIKHIHDRLILEARRLLFHTNKSSKEIAYDLGFSDASYFNRFFKRETGITPSECRIAFRKMYH, from the coding sequence ATGGAAGTAATAAGTCCCAATCCGCAGTTACCGCTTTATTCTTTAGAAGCCGATGAGACCGGCAACAAGCAGTTCAGGGTATATAACTTTGAAGGTGATTTGCCAGATCAAGGTGATTTACTCGTTCCGCACCGGAAAGATCATTATTTGCTGGTTTTTATGAGACGTGGCGGCAGTAGACATTGGATTGACATGTCGTCTTATGTGTTAAAAGACAATACCATTTACTTTATGGGACCAAATCAGGTCATCGTAAAAGAGGGGGTAGAGCAATTGTGGGCCACGGGAATTGCCTTTACACGCGAATTTCTATTGACTCAGGGTAATGATGCGTTAAACAGATTGCCCCTTATTCAAAATGCTAAAGATGCACATGAGTTGTTGCTTTCCGCAGCCGACGTACTTTTTGTTGAAGATATACTCACCAAGATTAATGTAGAGTATCAGCAACCGGGAGATTGGCAACAGCGAATGTTAAGTGCCCATTTGGTGTTGTTACTTACTTATTTAAGTAGATTATATAACGAACAATTTAAGGACGATGATAACGCCATAGACAAGTTATTGTTAAGAAAGTTTCAGGCTAAGGTTGACCAATGCTATCATGAGCTGCATGAAGTAGGGGATTATGCATCGCTATTAAATATTTCTGCAGGCCACTTGAGTGAAGTAGTTAAAATGCAAAGCGGCAAACCCGCCATAAAACACATTCATGATCGATTGATTTTGGAGGCAAGACGTTTACTTTTTCATACCAATAAATCTTCAAAAGAAATTGCTTACGATCTCGGCTTCTCAGATGCGTCTTACTTTAATCGTTTTTTTAAGCGGGAAACCGGTATAACTCCATCCGAGTGCCGCATTGCTTTCCGTAAAATGTACCATTAA
- a CDS encoding helix-turn-helix domain-containing protein — protein sequence MKNQELGEKIKALRLRNGLSQEELAERAQLSLRTIQRIESGETAPRGDTLIRLAAALKVDTEALTDTTLNEVEAEDRRFLALLNLSALSFIIFPLLGIIVPLILWILKRDEIEGVDETGKKILNFQVSWSIIRSIMIATLFRKFMFQVTVIPLFTTTPPQSNFFENSVIVLICAYAFNAFMIIYNVIRALNDQPVVYQPAFRLLK from the coding sequence ATGAAAAATCAAGAACTTGGAGAAAAAATTAAGGCGTTGCGCCTACGTAATGGCTTAAGTCAGGAAGAACTTGCTGAAAGGGCTCAACTAAGTTTGCGCACAATTCAACGAATTGAAAGTGGTGAAACAGCGCCAAGGGGTGACACCTTAATTAGGCTGGCAGCAGCATTAAAAGTAGATACAGAAGCGCTGACCGATACTACGCTTAATGAAGTAGAGGCAGAAGATAGACGTTTCCTGGCGCTACTAAATTTATCAGCATTGAGTTTTATCATATTTCCCCTACTTGGCATTATAGTTCCACTAATATTATGGATTTTAAAAAGAGACGAAATTGAAGGGGTTGATGAAACGGGCAAAAAGATCCTTAACTTTCAAGTATCGTGGTCTATCATCAGATCAATTATGATTGCAACGTTATTTCGGAAGTTCATGTTTCAAGTGACCGTAATACCACTTTTTACGACTACACCGCCACAATCAAACTTTTTTGAAAATAGCGTCATCGTTCTCATTTGTGCTTATGCATTTAATGCATTCATGATTATTTATAACGTCATAAGGGCACTAAATGACCAACCTGTAGTCTATCAGCCGGCCTTTAGATTGCTTAAATAG